TTCAGCTGCAGGAAAGTTCACTCTCTTTGCTGGCTTTCACTTTGTCCTACTTCATCTACACCATAGAAAGCATGTTTTCCAGCACCATtttgtacacacacacagaggaaattAACTGTATATAAATGTCATTCTCCTCTATGAAAGCAATACACTCCATGTAGTATACATGTCCATCAGCCATTTGTCCATCTACCACTCCCAATGTACCTATTCCTCAACCTTTTATAATTTGTTGTGCTAAAGCCACACACCAAAGCATGAAAAATTAGCTGCATTatgtccagaaaaaaaacaataaatatttaaagctcCTTAATTCAAAGACATCCCCTCTGACTTGGCGAGTCCTTGGCCTACAAATAACTAGGACTTAAGGGATCATTTTGATGAGGTATCACTTACTGTtcttacattctttttttttttttttttactggccTCTGTCACAGATGGGATATTGGCTCAGGTGGAAGTTTCCTGTGAATTATTCAGTTCTTCCAGTGTTATGATCGTAAGTCTTTTTCCAGAATGCAATTCAAAATGCAGCACAATCTCAAGACTGTTCCATTCCTTTTGCTCATTCATTTTCCCCCACTCTGGAACCACGCTGACATTCCAAACTGCAGAAACAAGTTCTTCGTCTACACTCTGTATTCTTACTTTGTCCTCTCCCAGACTTACAGCTTGCATCCCCACAGTACTAGCCCAATACAGCTTGTGTCTCCTTCAATACTGAAGAGACCAAAATGAACTGACCCTTCTACGTTACAGAGAAGAAGGTTACGAAAAAAGACTCTCAAAACTCCAAGAACCACAGAGTTAAGACCATTCACCATGTTAGGAGAAAAAGCACATcctgtaaaatggaaaaaaaaaaaaaaaaaaaaaaacaaacctacaaCCAACTTTCAAGTGTAAGAACTTTTCATTTGTgtcaaatggaaacaaaattcCTGCCCCCATCTAGTGATTTGGTGACAAGAGTCACCCATAGAAGCCTTCCCATATACTCTAGCATTGAAAGGCCTGTTCTCTTCTAAAGAATTAGTAAACCAAACACTGATTACACCTTTGTATATACTAaggttttgattgttttttttctttattttcttcccaccACCACTCCAGGAAGATGTTTGTGTAAATGAACATGCATTAGATCTGGGCAGTTAGCATCATAATTGCTCAAACATTTACCTTATTGATCAGCAGGCCCTTTTCTCAACAACTTTGGGTAGTTTCGGCTTTTAAGTTTCCTTTCTTATAGGTGTCTCCTATTGCAGTTTGGATAAACCTTAACCCGCAGCTGGTTTCTCTTTACTTACTACCTTTATATCTATACTTCTGGACACAGCCTGATCCTTGCTGCTAGCTGCTCACTGCTGGCTTTGCATGCTAGTCTTGTTAACCACACAATTAAATGTAAGATATTATAAACTACTAACCTCAAATAGCACACAAAGATAAGCTTGTTATTCTACTCATTTCATGCATGCATCAACTAAAACTTAAGTGCATTTTCAGTgtctaaaacaaacaaacaaaaaaaagtgtcaGGAAGACCAAGATTTAGAATTAATACACTTACGGAAGGCAAGCTTTCTTTCTGGGACCAGATTATACATGGCAAGTTCCAGGCAAAATAGGTGAAATACATCCTTCTTGAATGTGCCCACACTGTGCACACGTACTCCCATGAACCTGTAAAGCCAGATTTCTGACTTCCTGTCTGACAGCAGGAGTGCTGAGTGTTTGGCCTCATTTGTATCTTGTGGGCATGTCTGGGCACCAGCTGGCCCTTCCAGTGCCCCTAGCTGTCTGGATGACACCCTAACAAAGGACAGTAGTGCTCTGGCACCAGTTCATGGACTGCCAGACACAAATCATGTGCTGTAAAAAACATAAGCTATGGCATAGCACTCTTACACACTGAACAACTTTCCAAAACCTTTTTGCTCCCTTCTGTGGGAAGACAGCCAGCCTATATTGCTGGCACACAAGTATCACCTTGTGATACTCCTGCTCTAAAAAGATGGCACAAACAGCCTTATCTGGAGCCAGTAGCTGCTTCAGCCCCACACCTCTCAGCAAAACCAGCAACGCAGCATCTCTTAACGAGAACATCTTAACCCAGTGTGTGACACAGTGCTTTAGCTTTCAGTGATGGCAGAAGTCCAGGCTCTGCCTGGGTGCCACTATCACTATCTGCATGTCAAAAAGAAAGGGTTGCCTGCAAACCCAAATGTACCTGGAAGTCTGTCACATCAGCAGCTGGGTGTGACCAGCCATGGAGATGGTGGACTGGAGACCAGCTGTGCATGCACTATGTGCCAAACAGTACTTATCCCCCCATAAGTACCAAAAGTAGCTCTGTCTGGAGTGGAAGGGGAATTATAGATAGGCCATGTTGCTTCCTTGCTTTTACTGGCAGTCACAGGGAGCACTGCCACACCAATCGGAAAGACTGGAGggcagaaaatacagaagtgcCAGGTGCTGTGGAGAGGAAGAGTGAGTTGCTCAGCATCACTCTGTGTGAGTTGCTCACAGGTCTGAGGAGCCAGGCTCCAGTGCTGACAGAGGATGCTCTGAAAGGACAGTGTGGTGGCACCTTTTCTTGGTGGAATTCACTATTAAATGCAGGTGAAAGAGGGACACTGGCAATTCAGGAGgaaacagtttctttctttgagGAGCCATAGGTAATGGAGCTTCTGTTAATGTTGCTTGCCTTTCATGGACAGTTTGTCCTCAATCGCTGGTTGATGACTATGTTCAAAGCATGCCAGCATGGTTCAGAAGAGAGCTTGTCAAGTGTCTTAGATTAGTTTTAGAAAACCAAACTACTTTAAGGCACAAATAATTTTGTTCCTTGATACCTGACTGACAGTGAGGACCTTTTATTTGCCTGTgtgtgagaaaaacaaaaatgtgttaACCTGGTAAACTACTGTACATTAGacaacaaaatacttttttttttccccacatcagCCATTCTGGGAAgcatttcccttcatttttgctgtgtttttttctgctttcccaagAAAAGCATCCTTCCCAGTACCTCCTAACTATAGACATGTGCAGGTTTTGGACTATAGATTTTCAATATCCAAATGACATGCCATAGCAAGGATGAAGGGAGGCCACAACAGAAGCCCCAACCCTTAACCAAGAGTACAGGGAGGGGTGTGCAACATTCCAGGAAGCTGAGTCTAAAGGGACAGTCATCCGCTGCCCTACCCTATTTGTGCTGCCCACTCCAGATGCTCAGCCATACACTGGATTTAAAAGGCCTTGTGTGGCCTCTGTACACTTAGGAGCCttaacaacagcagcagcagcaacaacatTAGTATTATGTAGGCAGAGACTTGTTTGCTGAGCCGCAACAAGTTTGTAGTTTGGTCCGTACCACTTTAAAATTCCTTAGCTAAGGGTTGAAAGTTGTTAAACTGTGCTGGCTGGTTTGATCATACCAGTTATTACATTTGTAACTCAGATGAAGGATGAAGTCACTGAAGGCAAGTAAGGCATGGGTGTAACAGTGTAATAGGAGTATAATCATGGTTGCAGGGAGTATTTACACTTTTTTCCTGTGGAACATGTCTGCAGGAGTCTAGTACATAATATAAGGTTCCTCACCTAAATCCCTCTGGAAATTGTCACTTGAAGGAATGAGAGGAACTGTGGTGCAGAGCTGTACCTCCAGCTGTCTAAGAATGACTGACCATGGGTCTCACCTTCAAGAGGTAGAGCAGCCCATTAGCCACATGGTGTGGCTAGCTCTCATGCTAATGCCTCCTAACAAAATTGGTTGAGAAGAACAACTACTGCGCTACCTCTCATTACTGCAAACATATCTAAATATAACCCAGAGTTCATTTTCTTAGGGACAAGTACTAGCAGGTCCTAAGCTGGAGATGGGAATGTCTGATAGCTCTCAATTGTAGTGCCAGCCCTTGGCTGTGGTTCCTGTGTCTTCTTGTTTATGCCAAGAAGTCTTAAAATATAACTGTAAAAGTTGGACAGACCTGGGTATCTGAAGGGAAGTGACTTGCAGTCTTCAGATTGCAATCTCTGCAGGTTTCTGATGTAGTGTGGCCTGCTGGGGTGCCCACAAGGTAGAAAGGATTGAAGCAATTAAGATTTAGTAGACATTACAGTGATGCTCTTTCCAAAAAGTAGCTCTGGAGATCCTGATGTCACTCCTCTCCTCTTTTAATGAATGATGAAGTCTACCTCCCTCCACTCTCATTAGGAAAGCCAAACTGCACGTCAGCGTCTACATGGCGCCTTCTTCACAAAGTCCTTCTACAACATCCTATACCTAAACAggattatttccttttctcatttgcTCAGCTGTAGGTGAAACTGCTATTCCTGCCTCTTATGTAATCCTTcactacatttttttctttgcctgagTATATCTGTCCATACCTTCTAAACTAATCTGCCCTGACTGTGGAGCAAACTCTTTTTAAAATTGCAAAATGCGCCTCcactttccaaaatgtttttcctgCATGTATTTCTTTCATGTAGAAAAGAACATATGTTCCAAGCAGCAATTCTACATGGCTAAAGTTATTTCATGTCTTTCCTGCAAAGccactagaaaaaaagaaagatcagaGCTTCTCTCTGTGTCAGGAAATTTCTCAAGTCACTTCATTTTATACTTTAAGATAGCAGACTGTAACCGTTGGAGATCAGAAGCTGTTATACATACTATTAGCTGTCCCTGTTGGGAACTGGGAGACGGTATCAACTGCTGGGAGAAAAGCCAGGCAGACAACTGGGATGGCGACCATTTTAGCCACCCCAGTTTCAGCCAATCCAACCAATAAATATGAATAAACAATCTATGAAGCCACAACTGAGGGCAGGAGTATTTAAACTTCCTACAGTTAAGgttactgaaataaatgtgtGCAAGTTCAAAATAACAAGAATAGGCAATAtgagtttttattttgctgacaTGTCACTTCAAGGTCTAagcttttctcctctgcctctctgctATGAAGTGCCTTAGTATCTGCTAAATGTCATCTCCTCCCAGCATTGCTACTTTATTTCATTATGTAGTCAAGTCAATAGAAAATCTCATTCACTGATTTATAAACACACCTTGGACATagacttaaaatatttatattttacttcagttttactAATCTGTGAAGGTGTATCTTCAATACCCACATCCACTCCAACTTAATTTCATTCCTGTATCCCTATCTTATGTTGTGTAACTGTTACAAGCAAGATCTTTAAAGTAGTAAGATTACCCTTCTCCCAGCTGTCTTCCTATTGAAGCACTATAGCACTCAGGTGCACTTTTCTtgcaaaccccccccccccccccgcctttttttaacgattttttttttttttaatctagggTGCTGGTTGAAATTTTTCCCTTCATTGCATTTATCCAGTTTCATAGTTACTGAAACCTAATTTTATAGCAAACTATTTTTTGTTCATGTTATATACACATTTAGTATTTACAGAACAGCCATTGCAAATAAAACAGTGAGGTGGAAAGAGGATTACATTTGCTCAAAACTTCCTATTCATACAATCTGAAATTTTAGTTACTAATAAGATTTAAGTACTGTGTTCATATTATATGTTATACCTGGTAATATGGAAGGAAATCAGACACCAGGGCTGAAGTGTCATCTTTGTGATTCTCAAATAACTGGAAAAAGCAATGGATACCACATTTGCTTATAAACGGGCACAGGTTAATGAAATATTGTTCAAGAGCTCTTCTCTGTTCAGCATATTAAATCACCTTCCACCAGATAGCGATACTGATTGAATTCTTCCTGGTTCTTTAGGAACAACCTATGGCCCTACCACTCCCCTTGTCAAAAGGTTAACACAAAGTGCTTTAATTTTTGTcctgaaagtattttcttgttTCAGTGATCACTATAAAATGCATATGGAAGCATGACATGAGTTTTATTTAGAGTGGGAAGAGGATTCAGAATTGGCTTTAGATAAACCTTTGGGTAGACAAATTCTGTGAGATGCACAAAAAAACCATTCCAGATGATAATATGGTTTTAAATTCTATTAAATTTACTATTAGAGAAAACACATAACATGATAACAGTCTCTAGGCAGGAAAAACATAACTACTAAACTGCTGTGCTAGTCCTTGAACATCTTAAATTGCCAGAGCGACAAAGATAATTTCAGTAAATACCACCAGAAGTTTAGgagattgttttcttttacaaagcTGCAGTTTTGCAACATCAGATATCAAATAACTGTTTACTTGAAACTGAAATAgaacatgaaaagcaaatagATTGATCTAGTTGAGAATTGGTACAGAAATtcatactgaaaacaaacaaaagaaaaaacacccaacacaGAGTAACAGGGTAAGTTTGCCTTGCTTACACTGAAATTCCAGGAAGAGATAATAAAACAACACTATGTTCATAAATTTCCAGATATTAACAAATTGCTTACGGATCTATGAAAAAAGCAATAGGAGATACTACAAGACACTATTTCAGTAGACTTTAGCGTTTTAGGAGGTAAAACACATGGTCAAAGGAACCGGTTCTTAATCCATATTCAAAGCTGAAAGAGGAGTTTGTGTTACTTCCTCCTCTTCAAAATCACTTTAAACTGTCAAATTAGCTTTAAACCTGAAAATTTCAACTTTGATCCCAAGAAAACCCTCTAAAGAATCAGACTGTGTAGTTGCTGTACCATTTATGtcaaaagaaaatttttaatttgcaaggaaaaacaaaagtttcTCTCTTCAGAGgtctctccagcagcagcacacggGATTTATTGCCTCTCCTTTACCTCAGCCTGCATGTTTCCGGCTGGAAACTCTCCCGAACGCAAGTACCTGGTCTTCTCCTACCTCACCAGGGAAACCGGGCGATTTGGTGGCAGAAATTCCGAGGAAAATACACTTTTGTGAGTCCAAAGAAACACAAATCGAGCACACCGAAGGGCTCCCCGGCCGTAAGGAGAGGCGGGCTCTGCAACGCACCAATCACCGCGCGGCTCCTCGCTAAAAATACGAGCAGCTGACCCGCGCCAGCCCAATTGCGTTGCCTGCTTCGCAGAGGACGCTGCTACCGTCGCTACCATGTCCGAGACTGCTCCTGCCGCCGCCCCCGACGCGCCGGCTCCCGGTGCCAAGGCCGCCGCCAAGAAGCCGAAGAAAGCGGCGGGCGGTTCCAAAGCCCGGAAGCCTGCTGGTCCTAGCGTCACCGAACTGATCACCAAGGCCGTGTCCGCCTCCAAGGAGCGCAAGGGACTCTCCCTTGCCGCACTCAAGAAGGCGCTGGCCGCCGGCGGCTATGATGTGGAGAAGAACAACAGCCGCATCAAGCTGGGGCTCAAGAGCCTCGTCAATAAAGGTACACTGGTGCAGACCAAGGGCACCGGTGCCTCCGGCTCTTTCCGGCTCAACAAGAAACCGggagaagtgaaagaaaagcctTCCAAGAAGCGAGCGACCGCAGCCAAGCCCAGAAAGCCGGCGGCCAAGAAGCCTGCCAGCGCCGCTAAGAAGCCCAAAAAAGCTGCGGCGGTGAAGAAGAGTCCTAAGAAAGCTAAGAAACCGGCGGCTGCTGCGGCCAAGAAGGCGGCCAAGAGCCCCAAGAAAGCAGCCAAGGCAGGTCGCCCGAAGAAGGCAGCGAAGAGCCCCGCCAAGGCTAAAGCAGTGAAGCCCAAAGCAGCTAAACCCAAGGCAACCAAGCCAAAAGCAGCCAAGGCAAAGAAGGCGGCGCCcaagaaaaagtaaattataCCAGAAGAGATCTGCTCTCCATATTCTGTTATCCAACGGCTCTTTTAAGAGCCACCCACACTTCCCCTAAAGGAGCTGAGGCACCGAGGCCGTCTGTAACTTGCAGTAAGGATCCAGTAATTTGTAAGTTTTCAGAGGTCAATTCTGTCTTACTTTCCCCACCCCCGTTATGTTTGCCGAAAGAAACGGTAACCAATATGGTATGACGCGGCGCTTTAGGGAAGtgtagttttactttttttttgtcgAGTAATTGGTTTGACTACCatgaaacaatattttataattatttgaTAAAAATCCGATGTATGGGATTTGTTGggatgttttttttaaaggttgtATTTTGTAACAAAAGCAATAGGAAGGCCAGGCAAGCTACTACTGAGCCATGTCTAATCTgttgtattatttcttttaaatggttttGCCTATTTGGTGGAGGAGGGGAGAGTTTTTAAATCAGAGACCCGAAAATAGCCCTGAGCACTCCGGTTCCTTTTGTTCCCCTTGAGAAAGGGCTTTAAGTATTGAAAAAGCCCGCCCAGACCAAGGATTGGCCAGCGGAGAGCCCGGCCCACTGCCCCTTCCTCcgccctttccccctcccttagCCGAAGATGCCTCGTATCTCTGGTGCTGTCCCAGCCCCTCTCGGAGAAGAAAAACGCAGAGGGGGGAAGGGACGGGAGCTCTCGCCAAAATGATGGTCCCATGTTCTCTGGCATACGAACTACACGAGAGATATCCCACACCAGGAAGAACTTATTTTGGGAGGACGTTTTGGCACGACTTTGTGTTAATGAAAACGTGGAAATCGTTGTTTCTGCCACAAAGCCAAAAATACTGTTAATAAACATGTAGAATGTAAGACAAAACACGGGTTGAGTAGTTCATATAAAGCGGCGTAATTATTGTACGGATAATTAAGCTCTCTCATGATTTTGTGGGTGGCTCTGAAAAGAGcctttgaattattttctctgGAAACGTGCAGCACACGGGAAAgccttgcatttattttgctttggctTTGTGGCTGTCGGTTTTcttgggcagcagcacagcctggatGTTGGGCAGCACACCACCCTGCGCGATCGTCACCTTGCCCAGCAGCTTGTTGAGCTCCTCGTCGTTGCGGATGGCGAGCTGCAGGTGCCGCGGGATGATGCGCGTCTTCTTGTTGTCGCGGGCCGCGTTGCCCGCCAGCTCCAGGATCTCGGCCGTCAGGTACTCCAGCACGGCTGCCAGGTACACGGGAGCGCCGGCGCCCACCCGCTCCGCGTAGTTGCCCTTGCGCAGCAGGCGGTGGACGCGGCCCACGgggaactgcagccctgcccgcgACGAGCGCGACTTAGCCTTGGCACGCGCCTTGCCGCCCTGCTTCCCGCGCCCGGACATCTTCACTCGCTAAGCTTGCCACCGTGAAGAGCCACCAACACCGCAACAAAGAAAACTCCCAGCGCTCCTCAGCTATAGTCTCGCTCTCCCACCTCGCCCCTTCACTGATAGGCTGAGAAGTAGGTCTTCTCTGCGCAACCAATCAGGAGCTGAATCGAATTCTAACCAATAAAAGTCGGGCACAGGCGCTTTATGACGTTTTACTCTGCTCTGACCAATGAAAGTAGGCAACGGGAATGCTCCTCATTTGCACGAGGGTGCTATAAAGATGTGGCCCCCGAATCAGTGCGCTGTGCTTCTTTCTCTGGTTTTTCGTTTCTTGCTGTTGGGATCAGTGAGGCAGGCGCTTGCTGCGATGCCTGAACCAGCAAAGTCCGCTCCTGCGCCCAAAAAGGGCTCCAAGAAAGCAGTGACAAAAACCCAGAAGAAAGGTGACAAGAAGCGCAAGAAGAGCCGTAAGGAGAGCTACTCCATCTACGTGTACAAGGTGCTGAAGCAGGTGCACCCCGACACTGGCATCTCCTCCAAGGCCATGGGCATCATGAATTCCTTCGTCAATGACATCTTCGAGCGCATCGCCGGTGAAGCCTCGCGCTTGGCGCACTACAACAAACGCTCCACCATCACCTCTCGGGAGATCCAGACGGCCGTGCGGCTCCTGCTGCCGGGTGAGCTGGCCAAGCATGCAGTCTCCGAGGGTACCAAGGCTGTCACCAAGTACACCAGCTccaagtaaaatatttcagaccGACAGTTTTAATCCAAAGGTTCTTTTAAGAGCCacccacattttcaataaaaGGGCTGTTCAGTCAAGTTAGCCTTTAATAGTTTTTCATAGAACCTTAgtttgaagtaatttttcaaGTGCCGCTTCAGATTAATTGTGACAAAATATTCTCCAATTTTCTGTGCCAGGGAACTTATTTTATCTCGGCATCAAATTACTTGCTGTAACTTAaagatttagggttttttctttaaatttcatttctaGGTAATTTCTTTATGAAGTTATTACAGTTCACTGTTTAGAGTGTTGTATTTCTTGTTAAATTAATAGCAATACGTTGCTATTAATTTTAAGCATATTCGTGTTGTGTGCATTGTGAATTGAATGTTAAAAGGCAGGAAGTAAAATTATTACTAATGGGGATTTACCCTTGTGCAGCATTTTAGCTGCTATAATAACATTTGCCACTTGATGGTGCtcggtctttttttttttattattattttttgtatcAGAATTAGATGTGTCTCCAGTGTAC
The sequence above is a segment of the Lathamus discolor isolate bLatDis1 chromosome 1, bLatDis1.hap1, whole genome shotgun sequence genome. Coding sequences within it:
- the LOC136012936 gene encoding histone H2A-IV, with amino-acid sequence MSGRGKQGGKARAKAKSRSSRAGLQFPVGRVHRLLRKGNYAERVGAGAPVYLAAVLEYLTAEILELAGNAARDNKKTRIIPRHLQLAIRNDEELNKLLGKVTIAQGGVLPNIQAVLLPKKTDSHKAKAK
- the LOC136012901 gene encoding histone H1.01; this translates as MSETAPAAAPDAPAPGAKAAAKKPKKAAGGSKARKPAGPSVTELITKAVSASKERKGLSLAALKKALAAGGYDVEKNNSRIKLGLKSLVNKGTLVQTKGTGASGSFRLNKKPGEVKEKPSKKRATAAKPRKPAAKKPASAAKKPKKAAAVKKSPKKAKKPAAAAAKKAAKSPKKAAKAGRPKKAAKSPAKAKAVKPKAAKPKATKPKAAKAKKAAPKKK
- the LOC136012908 gene encoding histone H2B 1/2/3/4/6-like encodes the protein MKVGNGNAPHLHEGAIKMWPPNQCAVLLSLVFRFLLLGSVRQALAAMPEPAKSAPAPKKGSKKAVTKTQKKGDKKRKKSRKESYSIYVYKVLKQVHPDTGISSKAMGIMNSFVNDIFERIAGEASRLAHYNKRSTITSREIQTAVRLLLPGELAKHAVSEGTKAVTKYTSSK